From Aegilops tauschii subsp. strangulata cultivar AL8/78 chromosome 5, Aet v6.0, whole genome shotgun sequence:
TCATCCAGAAAGCACAAGCTAAAGCGGCACCACTACATCTAGCCAAGAAAGGAGGAGCAAAACAAAACATGGTTAGTGCCAAGAGACTTTCAAAGATGGCAAAGAAGTGGCAGAAAATAGCGGCCATCCAGAGGAAGAGGCTCACCCGGACCACGACAGTGGCGAAAGGAGCAGCCAATGACGAGTACTGCGCCACATCGCCATCAGTGGCAATGAAGGACCACTGTGTTGTGTACACCGCTGACAGGGTGTGGTTCGAGGTGCCGCTAGCATACCTTGGGACATTGATCTTCTGCGAGCTGCTGACGATGTCCGAGGAGGAGTTCGGCTTTGCAGGCGGCGATGACAGGAGGATCATGCTGCCCTGCAATGCCGCTGTCATGGAATACACCGTGTGCTTGCTCCAGAGAGATGCCTCCACGGAAGTCGTGAAGGCATTCATGAGCTCTGTCGCAAAGCCGTGCAGTTGGTGCTTTGGAATACaaagcggggggaaaccctttttcggtaAGGCAGTGTAGTGGGCGTAGGACTTAACCAGCAAGTAGCTGTTTGTTAGTTTCTGAAGAACAGACGCTATAATGCTAGCTTTTGCCCTGTTCTGTTTCTTGCAAGTTGTGGATATACAGTTGCAAGTGGTGGATCAGACATGGAAACAAAGATTATGTTACAATTTGCAGCATGGTGAACTTTGTAACAATAGAAAACCACACAATACACCGGCAGCTCATCATCTATTCTGTTTCTGATTTGTGTGTCCAGACTGAATCATCACTGTAGCAGTTTGCTTCACTGAAGTAGCACTGCCATCTGCCTCAGTGACCAGATGAGGAAGTGGACTGAACAATCACTTGAAGCCGCGAAGAAGAATCTGATGAAAGTCTCATCTTCTTGAGACTGGAATCCAGTCCCTCATCCGAACTTGGTTGGACTACACATATTTTCCGCTTCTCCCTCACAGCCGAAGCTTCTTCATTCCCCGGGCCTTCGGTTTCCACTCGAACACCACTTTTGTGCAACACGAGTCTCGGCCTATTTGGGTGGTTCTTTGTTGCTTGCTCCCAGTCTTGTCGTGTTTGATCAGGCACTCCAGAGTCAACCATGACCTCCTTGAGATGTCTGAGGTGTCTGATTTGGATGCCGGAAAGACCAACTAGACCTGGGCAGAGCAGATGGAGTGAGACAAGGTTCGGCAGAGCTCCTTGTTCGATTGCTGGCAGAGATGAAGCGAAACTTTGCACTGCAAAGCACAGACGCCGCAGGCTTGGGAATGCCCCTGATTTCATTTCAAATTTCTCAAGCTCACTTGCGATCAACTTGAGATAAAGCAAGTTTCTCAAATTGATCAGAGACGATAGAAGATTCCGTGTCAGAGTAGCTGATGAAATACACAGTTCAGTGAGACCTGACAGCAAGGTAACAAATGGGGGTAACTGGAGTAGCTTGCCACGTAGCTTCAGTGACCTTACATCATATTTGGAATCTTCAGGGCATGGCTCAAAAGCAAGCGAACTCAGCAAGTCTTGAGAACATTCTTCTGAATCAAGTGATAGAGAACGGGCACCCACATTGTCCATGGGGACCTTGGTGAATTCCTGAATGGCCTTGGAAAGATCACTGGCGTAGTTACTTCCATTTGCAACTGGCCCACACCATATCTTGACCTTCCTCAGATTTCTCATGTGAACCATCAGTTGAAGAAGCCCTCGCATCTCTTTTGCGACAAATCCAGCTAAAGTTTTCAGGTTGCTCTTGTTTCCGGACAAGAACTTCATTGCTTTGCTCATCTTGTTTGCATTGTTCAGATCATCTTTGTCAACTGTAAACTTTCCGAACAGATGAGCTAAGTGGTACAGAATAATGGCCTCTATGGGCAATGTCTTTATCTTGGTTCTCCTTAAATCCAGGGTCTCTAAGCAATGCAGTCCATCGATGCTGCTCGGAAGCTTCGCAATACTGCCCCCAACACTTAGATATTTTAGATGCCATAGCTTGCCTATGTGTTTGAGGTGACTATCTTCCAGATCATTGCATTCTTCCAGATCCAAGACTCGTAGCAGTTTGCACTTACGAACATAAGAAATAGCATCACCTGCTTTTCCAAAGACTGTCAGAGACCGAACACGAGATAAATCCTCGTCGGAGGCCTCACTATCTGTCACATTGCCACCATGGATAGAAAGGTGGCAGGCATTATTAACATAGGCATGGGGTCTTGGATGATCACGAGACGATGTCGCGATGAACCCCTGTGACACGGACTTGTGCAGCACGAACTCGTGCATGATGCCATGAGTCATGCACGTCTTCACTTGCGCATTATTCCTTGTATCAATGGACTGTATGATATTCCGGTCGACAAGTGCCTTGAAAGTCTCGTCCGCAATGTCGTCCTCGCTACGAAGAGAATCACTCCGTGCATATCCTTCGGCTAACCACCTCCTGATAACAACTTTCCTTTTGAGGGGACGGTTGTTTGGGAATACACCAAGATATAGCAAGCAGGTCATAGCATGCACAGACAAACTGTCATAGTTATGCATCAGCACCTTTCTTAGCTCCGCGAAATTGTCATGGCCATACTTCTCTCTCAGATGAGAACCCAGGTTACGGCATAGCTCTGCGCATCGCTCCCCCGTAGGCTCACCTGAGCATTTCAGGAAATCGGAGACACTGACGAGAGCAAGTGGAAGACCACCACATTTCTGCAGCAGCGTCATGGACCCCTGCTCCAGCTCAGGTGACCGTACCTCCTGAAGagcaattttcttggagtcctcTTCACCAAGTGTGTTCATTTGGTACACATAACCGTTGCCATGGCTGCAGATATTAGCTGTTGACTGAATAGTTGTGGTCAGTAGGATTCTGCTGCTTTTGCTATTGTTTTCAAAGATGGAATTTATAGTGCTCCATTGCTCCCTCCCAATGTCATCTATGACAATTAAATACCTAGAAATAAAATTGGGAGATGAAAAACAGAGGTTAGAAGATGAGTAGTGCATATGCAATTCAGAAGAAATTTCAAAGAAATTAGATCCCCAAATTATGATATTACTAAGAACAATCTAAAATTATTTGGGAGTAGCATATGAAATTCAATAGTGAAGATCCCCAAAATTCACTAGATCCCCAAATTCAGATTTCACTAAGAACAATCTAAATTATTTGGGAGTCGAAGTAAAGAGTAGGAAAGATGCACACCTCTTATCCGTGAGGTATTCCTTGAGCAAGGCTTCAATACGTTGGCCATCATCAGCAACAACAACATCCATGGCGTCTTTGGGGCGAACTTGCTGGAGTACATCGCGCAGGATCTCAGTGACCCCGTCGCCGGTGACCTCCGGCGACCACCGACCGGCGGCAACCCAAGCACGGCAATGGAATTTCTCCACGGCGTGAGGGTCCTCGTACACCGCCCTCGCGAGGGTGGTCTTCCCCAGGCCGCCGAACCCCACCACGGAAATCACCCTCAGCTGCTCCGGCTCGCCCTCCACCTCGTCCAGCATCGACAGGAGCTCCTCCACGGGCCTCTCGATGCCCACCGGATTGCGCGCGAAGCGACACGAGGGCGCCGCCGCGGCAATTTCGTGGCAGCAGCTGGCGGCGGTGATGGGGATGCCGACGACGCGCTCGTGCGCCAGCTTGAGGCGGGCCTTGAGCTTGCGGATCTCGTCGGCGAAGCCCGAGCGGCTCTGGACCTTCCTCAGCTcgtgggcgacggcggcgacccGGCGGATCAGCgccgctcctcctccgcctccgccgccgccaacgCGGGGCCTGCAGGTGAGGCGGTGGACGATGCGGTCGATGCAGTCCTGGGCGTCGTGCGCCAGGCCGAGCATCTCCTCGCTGTAGAGCCTGGCGACGGCGGTGCGGCGCTCGCCACGACCCAGGGCGTGGAGGCGgtcgtccatggcggcggcgATCATGCGGACGTCCTGCTGGATGGAGAGAGTGTCCTGCCTGAGGCCCTTCTGCTTGTTGTACTCCTTCTCCAGCACCTGGAACAGCCGCCCCATCACGCTCTTCAGGAAGGCGCTCGCCACCGCAGACTCCATGGTTCTGGTTCCAAAGCTGGATCCGCTCTGCTCCACCACCGTTGACTCAGTGACTGACGGCTTTGTGGAGGGGAGAGAGTGATGGTACGGACagattagagcatctccagccgatCTTTCTTTTAGTATTATAGTGGAGTAAAATTTTCAAGCTTACTTCAGTGAACCGCATCTAATCGATCCCCTAAATTCTACACTACACTAAtgtaaaaaacgttcttatattatgggacggagggagtagataagTGAGCAAAATTTTACTCCTCTGCCGCAATCCCCCATCACATCACCTCCACGCACGGCCGAAAACTCGTCCGGACTCTTTTTGCCGCACGCGCGGCTACTTCCTTCCCGCTGATGTCACCCCATGCGTCGCCGTCGCCACCGATGACATTCCCGGTCACCGCAATGTGTAGCCAAGACCCTTCCGACACCCCGCCAACAACTCTGTCATCTTCATCAACACCTGCAGGCAATGTCCTATGGTAATTGGTGAATTACTACGATTGGTTTAAATTGCATGTGGTTATGTTGTTATTCTTTGGTGTACATCTATGagcgcgcgtgtggatcacacctagggttagttgtatgttgactATGCATTAGAGGACAAGAGTGATAGAAGTTTCTTCCTAACATAGAAATTGAttcatacgggattgaaggggggccaatatatcttaatgctatggtttgttttaccttaatgaatgttagtagttgcagatgcttgctaataTTTCCAATCATAAGTGAATAGAATTTCAAGTAAGGGATggcatgctagcagtggcctctcccataTAAAATCTTGCTACCGGTCTAGTAAACTTAGCCAATTTCTTAGGGACAATTCCACAAATcataccaccacttttccacacttgcTATACTAACCTAGTTGTACTTTTATTAGAACAACACCTAATTTTTATTTTcatgttctttattatcttgcaaacttatcccTTTACACCTATAAAGTACTTttagttttattcttgttctaggtaaagcaaatgtTACGTGTGCgcagagttgtatcggtggtcgatagaacttgaaggaaatataaattctacctttagctcctcgttgggttcgacactcttacttatcaaaaaaggctacaaacgatcccctatacttctggGTTATCAGCCACTTACTCACAAACGGCTCGTTTTCTAGGCTTGCTATATATATACCCCTCTACCAATCCGGTAGAGGGTTGACCACTCAATCCAAAAAACCCTAGAACACCCAAGTGGCTCCCTCTCACTTCTCCTACACCAAACTTTAGATCCCGGAGAGATTCGTGAGAGTTCTTGAGATACTTTccaatcaagtgataga
This genomic window contains:
- the LOC109782731 gene encoding auxin-responsive protein SAUR36-like is translated as MVSAKRLSKMAKKWQKIAAIQRKRLTRTTTVAKGAANDEYCATSPSVAMKDHCVVYTADRVWFEVPLAYLGTLIFCELLTMSEEEFGFAGGDDRRIMLPCNAAVMEYTVCLLQRDASTEVVKAFMSSVAKPCSWCFGIQSGGKPFFGKAV
- the LOC109782728 gene encoding disease resistance protein RGA4; its protein translation is MESAVASAFLKSVMGRLFQVLEKEYNKQKGLRQDTLSIQQDVRMIAAAMDDRLHALGRGERRTAVARLYSEEMLGLAHDAQDCIDRIVHRLTCRPRVGGGGGGGGAALIRRVAAVAHELRKVQSRSGFADEIRKLKARLKLAHERVVGIPITAASCCHEIAAAAPSCRFARNPVGIERPVEELLSMLDEVEGEPEQLRVISVVGFGGLGKTTLARAVYEDPHAVEKFHCRAWVAAGRWSPEVTGDGVTEILRDVLQQVRPKDAMDVVVADDGQRIEALLKEYLTDKRYLIVIDDIGREQWSTINSIFENNSKSSRILLTTTIQSTANICSHGNGYVYQMNTLGEEDSKKIALQEVRSPELEQGSMTLLQKCGGLPLALVSVSDFLKCSGEPTGERCAELCRNLGSHLREKYGHDNFAELRKVLMHNYDSLSVHAMTCLLYLGVFPNNRPLKRKVVIRRWLAEGYARSDSLRSEDDIADETFKALVDRNIIQSIDTRNNAQVKTCMTHGIMHEFVLHKSVSQGFIATSSRDHPRPHAYVNNACHLSIHGGNVTDSEASDEDLSRVRSLTVFGKAGDAISYVRKCKLLRVLDLEECNDLEDSHLKHIGKLWHLKYLSVGGSIAKLPSSIDGLHCLETLDLRRTKIKTLPIEAIILYHLAHLFGKFTVDKDDLNNANKMSKAMKFLSGNKSNLKTLAGFVAKEMRGLLQLMVHMRNLRKVKIWCGPVANGSNYASDLSKAIQEFTKVPMDNVGARSLSLDSEECSQDLLSSLAFEPCPEDSKYDVRSLKLRGKLLQLPPFVTLLSGLTELCISSATLTRNLLSSLINLRNLLYLKLIASELEKFEMKSGAFPSLRRLCFAVQSFASSLPAIEQGALPNLVSLHLLCPGLVGLSGIQIRHLRHLKEVMVDSGVPDQTRQDWEQATKNHPNRPRLVLHKSGVRVETEGPGNEEASAVREKRKICVVQPSSDEGLDSSLKKMRLSSDSSSRLQVIVQSTSSSGH